The genomic interval tctctctctctctctctctctctctgcttctctctgcttctctccctccAGACTATATCGACGGTGGCTGGAGTAACTGGTCTCCATGCAGTGTAACCTGTGGGAACGGGAACCAGAAGAGGACCAGGTCATGTGGTTACGCCTGCAGCGCTACCGAGTCACGCACCTGTGACATGCCACCCTGCCCAGGtgaggagggggtgtgtgtgtgtgtgtggatccagggttgtaatcattagtccaaaccgtAGAAAACAGTTGCGATGAAAACAAGagtttatattggacaaattcaggtaggtccctcctcaTTTTGTTGTGTTTGGTTCCTATTGAATACACCCCTGGTTATCAGTTAAATGTTATTTTTAAGGTGTTTTCTACATCTGCAGCATTTACAGCCAACGTGATCTTCGTGAACGCCGGGGAAATTTCCGTTAAATGTCTTATCGCTGTGCACAGGTCATTAATCTGTGTTTGAATCCTGGCCAGCTTAGTTTACCAGCACTTCAGTCATTAAATATGTAttgtggtttattatggatccccattagttcctgccaaggcagcagctactcttcctgagggtttattatggatccccattagttcctgccaaggcagcagctactcttcctggggtttattatggatcccccattagttcctgtcaaggcagcagctactcttcctggggtttattatggatccccattagttcctgccaaagcagcagctactcttcctggggtttattatggatccccattagttcctgccatggcagcagctactcttcctggggtttattatggatccccattagttcctgccaaagcagcagctactcttccttgggtttattatggatccccattagttcctgccaaggcagcagctactcttcctggggtttattatggatcccccattagttcctgtcaaggcagcagctactcttcctggggtttattatggatccccattagttcatcccaaggcagcagctactcttcctggggtttattatggatccccattagttcctgccaaagcagcagctactcttcctggggtttattatggatccccattagttcctgccaaggcagcagctactcttattgggggtttattatggatccccattagttcctgccaaagcagcagctactcttcctggggtttattatggatccccattagttcctgccaaggcagcagctactcttcctgggggtttattatggatccccattagttcctgccaaagcagcagctactcttcctggggtttattatggatccccattagttcctgccaaggcagcagctactcttcctggggtttattatggatccccattagttcctgccaaggcagtagctactcttcctgggggtttattatggatccccattagttcctgccaaagcagcagctactcttcctggggtttattatggatccccattagttcctgtcaaggcagcagctactcttcctggggtttattatggatccccattagttcctgccaaggcagcagctactcttcctggggtttattgtggatccccattagttcctgccaaggcagcagctactcttccagggggtttattatggatccccattagttcctgccaaggcagcagctactcttcctggggtttattatggatccccattagttcctgccaaggcagcagctactcttcctggggtccagcaacattaacctgtttaggatagggggcagtattttcacggctggataaaaaacgtacctgatttaatctggttattactcctgcccagaaactagaatatgcatataattagtagatttggatagaaaacaccctaaagtttctaaaactgtttgaatggtgtcggtgagtataacagaactcatatggcaggccaaaacctgagaagattctatattgggtcaaatgttttgggtagccttccacaagcttcccacaataagttgggtgaattttggcccgttcctcctgacagagctgatgtaactgagtcaggtttgtaggcctccttgctcgcacacgctttttcagttctgcccacaaatcttctatgggattgaggtcagggttttgtgatggccactccaataccgtgactttgttgtccttaagccatttttccacaactttggaagtatgcttggggtcattgtccatttggaagacccatttgcgaccaacctttaacttcctgactgatgtctctgagcgaaaaacagtaggggttttggagagtgctccttctgagaacaatgagacgggggcgcgcgtgcatgtgaagactcaattttcttatttcagtgtttgaacggatacaacgtctccctgttggaatattatcgctattttatgagaaaaatcgcataaaaattgattttaaacagcgtttgacaatCTTCAaagtacgttaatggaatattttgaattttttgtcaccaTATgcgcgggcgcgtcacccttcggatagtgtcttgaacgcaagaacaaaacgcagctatttggatataactatggattatttggaagtagaagtctgggagtgcattctgacgaagaacagcaaaggtaatccatgtagtactgtgcgcctcccatagtctgttctggacttggggactgtgaagagacctctggtggcatgtcttgtggggtatggatgggtgtctgagctgtgtgccagtagtttaaacagacctctggtggcatgtcttgtggggtgtgtatgggtgtctgagctgtgtgccagtagtttaaacagacctctggtggcatgtcttgtagggtatggatgggtgtctgagctgtgtgccagtcagtttaaacagacctctggtggcatgtcttgtggggtatgtatgggtgtctgagctgtgtgccagtagtttaaacagacagctcagtgcattcaacatgtcaatacttcacacaaatacaagtagtgatgaaatcaatttctccactttgagccaggagagattgacatggatattattaatgttagctccctgtgtacatttaagggccagccgtgctgccctgtttgtggcacctgaccacacgaccgAACAGTAGTCTATGTGCGACAACTAGGGCCTGGTAGGACCTGCcttttgttgatagtgttgttaagaaggcagaccAGCGCTTTATTATAGATGTAGGAGTGATACGCTTGTCAGTCGCGCCATTCACTGTCCATTCACTGTCCATTCACTGTCCATTCACTGTCCATTCACTGTCCATTCACTGTCCATTCACTGTCCTCTGTGTGCAGGTATTGAAGATGCATTCAAGACAGCTGCCACTGAGGTCAGTCTGCTGGCTGGAACAGATGAGTTCAACGCTACAGAGCTCTTTGGAGTCGGTAAGATTCTTCTCTCATTACTCTTTATTTTCATCAATAACACACTCTGCTCTGTGATCTGGTCCCAATAACACGCTCTGCTCTGTGATCTGGTCCCAATAACACACTCTGCTCTGTGATCTGGTCCCAATAACACGCTCTGCTCTGTGATCTGGTCCCAATAACACGCTCTGCTCTGTGATCTGGTCCCAATAACACACTCTGCTCTGTGATCTGGTCCCAATAACACGCTCTGCTCTGTGATCTGGTCCCAATAACACACTCTGCTCGGTGATCTGGTCCCAATAACACGCTCTGCTCTGTGATCTGGTCCCAATAACACGCTCTGCTCTGTGATCTGGTCCCAATAACACACTCTGCTCTGTGATCTGGTCCCAATCTGGTCCCAATAACACACTCTGCTCTGTGATCTGGTCCCAATAACACACTCTGCTCTGTGATCTGGTCCCAATAACACGCTCTGCTCTGTGATCTGGTCCCAATAACACGCTCTGCTCTGTGATCTGGTCCCAATAACACACTCTGCTCGGTGATCTGGTCCCAATAACACACTCTGCTCTGTGATCTGGTCCCAATAACACGCTCTGCTCTGTGATCTGGTCCCAATCTGGTCCCAATAACACGCTCTGCTCTGTGATCTGGTCCCAATAACACGCTCTGCTCTGTGATCTGGTCCCAATCTGGTCCCAATAACACGCTCTGCTCTGTGATCTGGTCCCAATATCACACTCTGCTCTGTGATCTGGTCCCAATAACACGCTCTGCTCTGTGATCTGGTCCCAATAACACACTCTGCTCTGTGATCTGGTCCCAATCTGGTCCCAATAACACGCTCTGCTCTGTGATCTGGTCCCAATAACACGCTCTGCTCTGTGATCTGGTCCCAATAACACGCTCTGCTCTGTGATCTGGTCCCAATAACACGCTCTGCTCTGTGATCTGGTCCCAATAACACGCTCTGCTCTGTGATCTGGTCCCAATAACACGCTCTGCTCTGTGATCTGGTCCCAATAACACACTCTGCTCTGTGATCTGGTCCCAATCTGGTCCCAATAACACACTCTGCTCTGTGATCTGGTCCCAATCTGGTCCCAATAACACACTCTGCTCTGTGATCTGGTCCCAATCTGGTCCCAATAGCACGCTCTGCTCTGTGATCTGGTCCCAATATCACGCTCTGCTCTGTGATCTGGTCCCAATCTGGTTCCAATAACACACTCTGCTCTGTGATCTGGTCCCAATAACACGCTCTGCTCTGTGATCTGGTCCCAATCTGGTTCCAATAACACACTCTGCTCTGTGATCTGGTCCCAATAACACGCTCTGCTCTGTGATCTGGTCCCAATCTGGTTCCAATAGCACACTCTGCTCTGTGATCTGGTCCCAATAACACGCTCTGCTCTGTGATCTGGTCCCAATCTGGTTCCAATAACCTCAGCCAGAAAAACACACATCTTGATTTTGTTACAACCTTAACATGCTGCACCTAACGACCTAGCGAATACGCCTGTAAAATATGTCTACGGGACCAAGACGATATTTGGCAATATGCACATTGTTACGTCAAACCaataaagcacattttttttatgaaataaaGGGACCGagcgagagaggaaaagagaacgAGTAAGAGACAGATCCAGACTAACTAACTCTGTCTCTAATGTCTTCTAGACACAGACAGCTGTGAACGCTGGATGAACTGTAAGTCTGAGTTCCTGAAGAAATACATGACCAAAGTCTCCAACGACCTCCCTAGCTGCCCTTGCTCCTACCCTACCGAGGTGGCCTACAGCACGGCCGACGTCCCCGACCCCGCCACACGCCGGGGCTTCCGCTGGAAAGACGCCAGCGGCCCCAAGGAGAAGCTAGAGATCTACAAACCCACGGCTCGGTACTGCATCCGCTCCATGTTAACTCTAGAGTCCACTACTCTGGCCGCACAGCACTGCTGCTACAATGACAACATGAAGCTCATCACCCGGGGAAAAGGAGTTGGAACACCCAACCTCATCAGCAATGAGTTCTCTGCTGACCTTCACTACAAGGTAGACATCTTGCCCTGGATCATCTGTAAAGGGGACTGGAGTCGCTATAACCAGGTCAGGCCTCCTAACAATGGGCAGAAGTGTCCAGACAACCCCCTGGATGAGGATTACCTCAAACAAGTTGAGGAGGCATTGGAGTTTTAGAACTGGAGAGATGAATAtatgaaaaaggaaaaaaaaaaaaaaaaacgttaaatgaaatatttgtatgaatgtGATACTTCAATTGCTGCTTCAAACCATCCAAGGCTAGAGTCCAAATGAACAGGACTGTCTGTTGATATCAGCCAACGTGATAAAGAGACAACGTATCGCTCACATGGACACATTGTCCTCAACAGAGACTATGGACTCTATTTGAATAAAACCTAAATCTAAGCACTGGCGGTTCGGGGGCGTCagaaatatttttgctattttcataACCAGAATTATTGTCTCAGTGTCTCTGTGATCTGGTCCCAATCTGGTCCCAATAACACGCTCTGCTCTGTGATCTGGTCCCAATCTGGTACCAATAACAAAAACCTTAATTATTGGCATTCCTCAATCAAACCTTAATTATTGGCATTCCTCAATCAAACCTTAATTATTGGCATTCCTCAATCAATACCCCTTACAGCACTTACGAGAAGAGCCAGgtgacactatatatacaaaaggtGGTGGTGCATAagggctgggtttattgtctcagtagcaggcggtggtgcataagggctgggtttattgtctcagtagcaggcggtggtggtgcataagggctgggtttattgtctcagtagcaggcggtggtggtgcattagggctgggtttattgtctcagtagcaggcggtggtggtgcattagggctgggtttattgtctcagtagcaggcggtgatgcattagggctgggtttattgtctcagtagcaggAGGTGGTGCATAAGGGTtgggtttattgtctcagtagcaggcggtggtgcataagggctgggtttattgtctcagtagcaggcggtggtggtgcattagggctgggtttattgtctcagtagcaggcggtggtggtgcataagggctgggtttattgtctcagtagcaggcggtggtggtgcattagggctgggtttattgtctcagtagcaggcggtggtggtgcattagggctgggtttattgtctcagtagcaggcggtgatgcattagggctgggtttattgtctcagtagcaggcggtGGTGCATAAGGGTtgggtttattgtctcagtagcaggcggtggtgcataagggctgggtttattgtctcagtagcaggcggtggtggtgcattagggctgggtttattgtctcagtagcaggcggtggtgcattagggctgggtttattgtctcagtagcaggcggCGGTGGTGCATAagggctgggtttattgtctcagtagcaggcggtggtgcattagggctgggtttattgtctcagtagcaggcggtggtgcattagggctgggtttattgtctcagtagcaggcggtggtgcattagggctgggtttattgtctcagtagcaggcggtggtgcataagggctgggtttattgtctcagtagcaggcggtGGTGGTGCATTACGGctgggtttattgtctcagtagcaggcggtggtggtgcattagggctgggtttattgtctcagtagcaggcggtggtgcattagggctgggtttattgtctcagtagcaggcggtggtgcataagggctgggtttattgtctcagtagcaggcggtggtggtgcataagggctgggtttattgtctcagtagcaggcggtggtggtgcattagggctgggtttattgtctcagtagcaggcggtggtggtgcattagggctgggtttattgtctcagtagcaggcggtgatgcattagggctgggtttattgtctcagtagcaggcggtGGTGCATAAGGGTtgggtttattgtctcagtagcaggcggtGGTGCATAAGTGCTGGGTTTATTGTCTCATTAGCAGGCAGTGGTGGTGCATTAGCGctgggtttattgtctcagtagcaggcggtggtgcattagggctgggtttattgtctcagtagcaggcggCGGTGGTGCATAAGGGCTGGGTTTATTTTCTCAGTAGCAGGCGGTGGTGcattagggctgggtttattgtttcagtagcaggcggtggtgcattagggctgggtttattgtctcagtagcaggcggCGGTGGTGCATAagggctgggtttattgtctcagtagcaggcggtggtgcattagggctgggtttattgtctcagtagcaggcggtggtgcataagggctgggtttattgtctcagtagcaggcggtggtggtgcattagggctgggtttattgtctcagtagcaggcggtgatgcattagggctgggtttattgtctcagtagcaggcggtGGTGCATAAGGGTTGGGTTTATttgtctcagtagcaggcggtggtgcataagggctgggtttattgtctcagtagcaggcggtggtgcataagggctgggtttattgtctcagtagcaggGGTGGTGGTGcattagggctgggtttattgtctcagtagcaggcggtggtggtgcattagggctgggtttattgtctcagtagcaggcggtggtgcattagggctgggtttattgtctcagtagcaggcggtggtgcataagggctgggtttattgtctcagtagcaggcggtGGTGGTGCATAAGGGCAgggtttattgtctcagtagcaggcggtggtggtgcattagggctgggtttattgtctcagtagcaggcggtggtggtgcattagggctgggtttattgtctcagtagcaggcggtgatgcattagggctgggtttattgtctcagtagcaggcggtGGTGCATAAGGGTtgggtttattgtctcagtagcaggcggtggtgcataagtgctgggtttattgtctcagtagcaggcggtGGTGGTGCATTAGCGctgggtttattgtctcagtagcaggcggtggtgcattagggctgggtttattgtctcagtagcaggcggCGGTGGTGCATAAGGGCTGGGTTTATTTTCTCAGTAGCAGGCGGTGGTGcattagggctgggtttattgtttcagtagcaggcggtggtgcattagggctgggtttattgtctcagtagcaggcggCGGTGGTGCATAagggctgggtttattgtctcagtagcaggcggtggtgcattagggctgggtttattgtctcagtagcaggcggtggtgcataagggctgggtttattgtctcagtagcaggcggtggtggtgcattagggctgggtttattgtctcagtagcaggcggtgatgcattagggctgggtttattgtctcagtagcaggcggtGGTGCATAAGGGTtgggtttattgtctcagtagcaggcggtggtgcataagggctgggtttattgtctcagtagcaggcggtggtggtgcattagggctgggtttactgtctcagtagcaggcggtggtgcattagggctg from Salmo salar chromosome ssa28, Ssal_v3.1, whole genome shotgun sequence carries:
- the LOC106589976 gene encoding isthmin-1, which codes for MVRLAVELLLLLGLLLLTLHITVLRSSPSHQGNLTLSQDQQYTVIAENNVRAESSLLAQQGPGKRRGPEPQSAQQPAALPWAPSQATGGSLQRDGPGAFLLDLHNFPDLSKADINRQNPNIQVTIEVVDDLEGAEHENGLKKENKPGLAAPNWRNWWQTTTSSSSSSSSSVLTPRRPKEQARELQPTYRGGVESGSNTENSNFLKPLGDWERRGGAGSASKAQAEYDYIDGGWSNWSPCSVTCGNGNQKRTRSCGYACSATESRTCDMPPCPGIEDAFKTAATEVSLLAGTDEFNATELFGVDTDSCERWMNCKSEFLKKYMTKVSNDLPSCPCSYPTEVAYSTADVPDPATRRGFRWKDASGPKEKLEIYKPTARYCIRSMLTLESTTLAAQHCCYNDNMKLITRGKGVGTPNLISNEFSADLHYKVDILPWIICKGDWSRYNQVRPPNNGQKCPDNPLDEDYLKQVEEALEF